The following proteins come from a genomic window of Emys orbicularis isolate rEmyOrb1 chromosome 9, rEmyOrb1.hap1, whole genome shotgun sequence:
- the NUP62CL gene encoding nucleoporin-62 C-terminal-like protein, whose product MSQFNFGSASAGGGFNFGTPKTAATTAPTGYSFTPGSGTGFSFGTPTQTPASTQSTGLFSLATPATSAQASGFSFGSPATSTAAPAGNVFSLGGSVPKLNLGSSGTPQTTGITGGFGLANSTALTSSIPSSVSSSQVAAPSGFVFGPTTTTTAQAGTTGGFNFASSGTAQTGTPNFNISSVGNTTQQVAPTGLTFGAAPAAATIAPTTAQPATAFSLGGQSTGLNFGILASTAATSAPTGTLTATTIQGPSLSFGTKLGGLTATSTAPTTTASLLGSSGPTLFASIASSSAPNSSAATGLSLGGTSTAATSLGTLGFGLKVPGTTTAATITTTSTSSAPSTGFALNLKPLTTTGTIGAVTSTATIATTTTSAPPVMTYAQLESLINKWSLELEDQEKHFLHQATQVNAWDRTLIENGEKITSLHREVEKVKLDQKRLDQELDFILSQQKELEDLLIPLEESVKEQSGTIYLQHADEERERTYKLAENIDAQLKRMAQDLKDIIEHLNTSGGPADTSDPLQQICKILNAHMDSLQWIDQNSALLQRKVEEVTKVCESRRKEQERSFRITFD is encoded by the exons ATGAGTCAGTTTAACTTTGGATCTGCTTCTGCTGGGGGAGGGTTCAACTTTGGCACTCCAAAGACAGCAGCCACCACAGCACCGACAGGCTATTCCTTCACACCTGGCAGTGGAACAGGATTCAGTTTTGGGACACCAACTCAGACCCCAGCAAGCACCCAGTCTACAGGTCTGTtctccctggccacccctgctacATCTGCACAGGCTTCTGGATTCAGTTTTGGATCACCAGCCACATCAACTGCAGCCCCAGCAGGAAATGTATTCTCGTTAGG GGGAAGTGTACCAAAGTTAAACTTGGGCAGCAGTGGCACCCCTCAGACTACAGGAATCACTGGGGGGTTTGGACTTGCTAACAGTACCGCCCTTACCAGCTCTATACCAAGCAGTGTGTCTTCAAGTCAAGTAGCAGCTCCTTCTGGCTTTGTTTTTGgccccactaccaccaccactgcTCAGGCTGGGACAACTGGAGGGTTCAACTTTGCCAGCAGCGGAACAGCTCAGACTGGAACCCCGAACTTTAATATCAGTTCTGTGGGAAATACAACTCAGCAAGTAGCACCTACAGGGTTAACCtttggagcagccccagctgctgccaccaTTGCACCAACTACTGCACAACCAGCCACTGCCTTCAGTCTTGGGGGACAGTCCACAG GTTTAAATTTTGGAATACTGGCCTCGACAGCAGCCACCTCTGCACCCACAGGAACATTGACAGCTACTACCATCCAGGGACCTAGTTTATCATTTGGAACCAAACTCGGAG GCTTGACTGCAACATCCACAGCTCCTACCACCACAGCTTCCCTTCTTGGTTCATCTGGGCCTACTTTGTTTGCATCCATAGCAAGTTCTTCAGCGCCAAACTCCTCTGCTGCCACAGGCCTCTCAC TTGGTGGCACCTCAACTGCAGCAACCAGTCTGGGTACTCTTGGATTTGGATTAAAGGTCCCTGGAACGACGACTGCTGCAACCATCACTACCACGA GCACTTCTTCTGCCCCTAGCACAGGCTTTGCCTTGAATCTTAAACCACTGACCACCACTGGTACCATTGGTGCTGTGACTTCTACTGCTACTATAGCCACCACAACAACCAG TGCTCCCCCAGTGATGACTTATGCTCAGCTGGAGAGTCTGATTAATAAATGGAGCCTAGAACTGGAGGACCAGGAGAAACATTTTCTTCATCAGGCTACACAGGTCAATGCCTGGGATCGGACACTGATTGAGAATGGAGAGAAG ATTACTTCATTACACAGAGAAGTGGAGAAAGTGAAGCTGGATCAGAAGAG GTTGGATCAGGAacttgatttcatcctgtcacaACAGAAGGAGCTGGAAGATTTGCTGATTCCTCTGGAGGAGTCTGTAAAGGAACAGAGTGGGACTATCTACTTGCAGCACGCAGATGAGGAGCGGGAGCGAAC CTATAAATTGGCTGAAAACATAGATGCCCAGTTGAAGCGTATGGCACAGGATCTCAAAGACATCATTGAGCACCTGAACACATCTGGGGGCCCTGCCGATACCAGCGACCCA CTCCAGCAGATCTGTAAAATTTTGAATGCACACATGGATTCATTGCAGTGGATTGACCAGAACTCGG ccctgctgcagaggaaggtagaGGAGGTGACGAAGGTTTGTGAGAGCCGCCGAAAGGAACAGGAACGCAGTTTTCGGATCACATTCGATTGA